From one Nitrosococcus halophilus Nc 4 genomic stretch:
- the dolP gene encoding division/outer membrane stress-associated lipid-binding lipoprotein, whose product MKSCLTVLLFCFALLFQGCAAVVATGVVAGAATGISAAYDRRTFSTVIDDQSIELKASATLRNDQVLHDSAHINVTSYNGMVLLTGEAPNQELKKRATELIQPLPHIKQIYNELDILAPSSLVSRSNDSWITTKVKTKIAAEKGLDPTRVKVVTERGTVYLMGLVTAREAELATTVASHTKGVQRVVKIFEYLPETDLE is encoded by the coding sequence ATGAAATCCTGTCTCACCGTTTTGCTCTTTTGTTTCGCATTACTTTTTCAAGGCTGTGCTGCCGTCGTCGCTACAGGGGTCGTCGCTGGGGCAGCAACCGGTATTTCTGCCGCTTACGACCGCCGCACTTTCAGTACCGTCATCGATGATCAAAGCATCGAGCTTAAGGCCAGTGCAACGCTTCGGAACGACCAGGTCCTCCATGACAGTGCTCATATCAATGTCACCAGTTATAATGGAATGGTGTTATTAACGGGGGAAGCCCCTAACCAGGAACTCAAAAAAAGAGCCACAGAACTTATCCAGCCGCTTCCCCATATCAAGCAAATCTATAATGAACTAGATATTCTGGCTCCCAGCTCCCTGGTATCCCGTTCTAACGACTCCTGGATCACCACCAAAGTCAAAACCAAAATAGCTGCTGAGAAAGGGCTTGACCCTACTCGAGTTAAAGTGGTTACCGAGCGGGGTACGGTTTACCTCATGGGGCTCGTCACCGCTCGTGAAGCTGAGCTAGCCACTACCGTGGCCAGCCATACCAAGGGGGTGCAACGGGTCGTCAAAATCTTTGAGTATTTACCCGAAACTGATCTTGAATAG
- a CDS encoding phosphoheptose isomerase, translated as MNARERIEQHFFNSAQLKLSAMSSLAPPIERAVQHLLDSLQHRHKILSCGNGGSAADAQHFASELINRFERERPGLPAIALTTDTSAITSIANDYHYDIVFARQVEALGSKGDLLLAISTSGHSTNVVRAIEAAHTQEMKIIALTGGDGGKIAPLLTAQDVEIRVPAHNTARIQEVHLLVLHCLCDLLDHSLWPEK; from the coding sequence ATGAACGCCCGAGAACGCATTGAACAACATTTCTTCAACAGTGCCCAACTTAAATTATCAGCCATGAGCTCCCTAGCTCCCCCTATCGAGCGCGCTGTTCAACACCTATTGGACAGCCTCCAACACCGGCACAAAATCTTAAGTTGTGGTAATGGCGGTAGCGCTGCGGATGCTCAGCACTTTGCTTCGGAACTGATCAACCGCTTTGAGCGGGAACGTCCCGGTTTGCCTGCCATCGCCTTGACCACCGATACTTCTGCGATTACCTCTATTGCTAATGATTATCATTATGATATTGTTTTTGCTCGCCAGGTCGAAGCCTTAGGCAGTAAAGGGGACCTTCTGCTGGCGATAAGCACCAGTGGTCACTCCACCAATGTGGTTCGCGCAATCGAAGCAGCTCATACCCAGGAGATGAAGATCATTGCCTTGACGGGGGGCGACGGCGGTAAAATTGCGCCTTTACTGACAGCACAGGATGTGGAAATCCGCGTACCCGCCCACAATACCGCACGCATCCAGGAGGTACACTTGCTCGTGCTTCACTGTCTATGCGACCTACTTGATCACAGTCTGTGGCCGGAGAAATAA